Proteins encoded within one genomic window of uncultured Sphingopyxis sp.:
- a CDS encoding enoyl-CoA hydratase-related protein, with protein MSELLIERRGAVEIATLNRPERLNALNEGLVGDLNTYFGGLADRPEVRVVVLRGAGRGFCAGLDIQEDRSSDETPVLRTLRTQTSIGNIYRKMRACPQPIVALGHGAAAGGGLSLLLASDVRYAAPSLRCNAAYIRIGLGGCDMASSYFLPRLVGASLASEMILTGRFIDAERALRAGLVSEIVEEEALLDRGLALADEMLATSPYGLRLSKQALSLNIDAPSLEAAMAIEDRQQVILSATEDHNEALAAFLEKRAPDYRER; from the coding sequence GTGAGCGAACTGCTGATCGAACGCCGCGGCGCGGTCGAGATCGCGACGCTCAACCGTCCCGAGCGCCTCAACGCACTGAACGAAGGGTTGGTCGGCGACCTCAATACATATTTCGGCGGCCTCGCCGATCGCCCCGAGGTGCGCGTCGTGGTCCTGCGCGGCGCCGGGCGCGGCTTCTGCGCAGGGCTCGATATTCAGGAGGACCGGTCGAGCGATGAAACGCCGGTGCTCCGCACGCTGCGCACGCAGACGAGCATCGGCAACATCTATCGCAAGATGCGCGCCTGTCCGCAGCCGATCGTGGCGCTCGGCCACGGGGCAGCGGCGGGCGGCGGGCTGTCGCTGCTGCTCGCTTCCGACGTGCGCTATGCGGCGCCTTCCCTCCGCTGCAACGCCGCCTATATCCGCATCGGTCTCGGCGGCTGCGACATGGCGTCGAGCTATTTCCTGCCGCGGCTCGTGGGCGCGAGCCTCGCGTCCGAGATGATTCTCACCGGCCGCTTCATCGACGCCGAACGTGCGCTGCGCGCCGGGCTGGTCAGCGAAATCGTCGAAGAGGAAGCACTGCTGGACCGCGGTCTCGCGCTCGCTGACGAGATGCTCGCGACCTCGCCTTATGGCCTGCGCCTCTCGAAACAGGCGCTGAGCCTCAACATCGACGCGCCGAGCCTTGAGGCCGCGATGGCGATCGAGGACCGCCAGCAGGTGATCCTCTCGGCGACCGAGGATCATAACGAGGCGCTCGCCGCCTTCCTCGAAAAGCGCGCGCCCGACTATCGCGAGCGTTAA
- a CDS encoding SDR family NAD(P)-dependent oxidoreductase produces the protein MAEQPKFDLTGRVALVTGASSGLGAGFAKALAAAGAKVVLAARRADKLAEQVAAIEAAGGQAMAVSMDVTDEASTRAAYDAAEAAFGTVDTIVANAGVATEKMAMGLSVEEVDFLLAANVRGVFLTATEGAKRLDKAGSREKQHGRIVLIGSITAEKVFPATSVYGATKAAVRHLGKALAREWARRGISVNVIQPGYFESEMTAELFDSDVGAAMVKGFPRQRMRPPSDLHAPLLLLCSDAALGITGSVITVDDGQTL, from the coding sequence ATGGCCGAGCAACCCAAGTTCGATCTGACCGGGCGCGTCGCGCTCGTGACCGGCGCCTCCTCAGGCCTCGGCGCGGGCTTCGCCAAGGCGCTTGCCGCCGCGGGGGCCAAGGTGGTGCTCGCCGCACGCCGCGCCGACAAGCTCGCTGAGCAGGTCGCCGCGATCGAGGCGGCGGGCGGGCAGGCGATGGCGGTGTCGATGGACGTCACCGACGAGGCGTCGACCAGGGCCGCCTATGATGCCGCCGAGGCCGCCTTCGGCACTGTTGATACCATTGTCGCCAACGCCGGTGTCGCGACCGAGAAGATGGCGATGGGGCTTTCGGTCGAAGAGGTCGATTTCCTGCTCGCCGCCAACGTCCGCGGCGTCTTCCTGACCGCGACCGAAGGGGCGAAGCGGCTCGACAAGGCGGGCAGCCGCGAAAAGCAGCACGGCCGCATCGTCCTGATCGGCTCGATCACCGCCGAGAAGGTCTTTCCCGCGACTTCGGTCTATGGCGCGACCAAGGCGGCGGTGCGCCACCTCGGCAAGGCGCTGGCGCGCGAATGGGCGCGCCGCGGGATCAGCGTCAATGTGATCCAGCCCGGCTATTTCGAATCCGAAATGACCGCCGAACTGTTCGACAGCGACGTCGGCGCGGCGATGGTGAAGGGCTTTCCGCGCCAGCGGATGCGGCCCCCGAGCGATCTCCATGCGCCGCTGCTGCTGCTTTGCTCCGACGCCGCGCTCGGCATCACCGGCAGCGTGATCACCGTCGACGACGGGCAGACTTTGTGA
- a CDS encoding monovalent cation:proton antiporter-2 (CPA2) family protein: protein MAAETAHAAEAAAHGFDLLPIVILLAAAVVAVPLFKRLGLGSVLGYLAAGLAIGPFGLALFSDAQTILHVAELGVVMFLFIIGLEMQPSRLWAMRGEIFGLGAAQVGGAIALLICVGLALGYPVAASFVAGTGFVMTSTAIVMQMLDERRAMGQPKGRRIIAILLLEDLAIVPLLALIAFLAPGGEAVSMTDRLVAVAIGLGAITGLILAGRYLLDPMFRLLGRAKAREVMTAAALLVVLGAALAMQLAGLSMAMGAFLAGVLLSESSFRHQLEADVEPFRGVLLGLFFLGVGMALDLDIVAANAGLIATSVAAYMLLKMIVIYAAARLFRSGHAEAVERAVLMAQGGEFAFVLYAAAASVGIIDAESNATLTAIIIVSMVLTPVMIILHDRFMPRAEETSDDLDVADNLSASILMIGFGRFGQIVSQPLFANGCSISLIDTDTIAIRESMAFGFKVYYGDGTRLDILHAAGAQNARMIIVATDDRETTLRIVELVKAEFPNTPLLVRAFDREHAVELIHAHADYQIRETFESALVMAEEALRRLEVDEEAIGDIMEETRRRDQERFDIDICNGVYASRHLIQGNVPVEDRDQYIVKPADQR, encoded by the coding sequence TGTTCAAGCGGCTCGGGCTCGGCTCGGTGCTCGGCTATCTCGCGGCGGGGCTCGCGATCGGCCCGTTCGGGCTGGCGCTCTTCTCCGACGCGCAGACGATCCTCCACGTCGCCGAACTCGGCGTCGTGATGTTCCTCTTCATTATCGGGCTGGAGATGCAGCCGTCGCGGCTGTGGGCGATGCGCGGCGAGATTTTCGGGCTCGGCGCGGCGCAGGTCGGCGGCGCGATCGCATTGCTCATCTGCGTCGGGCTCGCGCTCGGCTATCCGGTCGCGGCGAGTTTCGTCGCGGGCACCGGCTTCGTGATGACCTCGACCGCGATCGTCATGCAGATGCTCGACGAGCGGCGCGCGATGGGCCAGCCCAAGGGGCGGAGGATCATTGCGATCCTGTTGCTCGAGGATCTGGCGATCGTGCCCTTGCTCGCGCTCATCGCCTTTCTCGCACCGGGCGGCGAGGCGGTGTCGATGACCGACCGGCTGGTCGCGGTCGCGATCGGTCTCGGCGCGATCACCGGGCTGATTCTCGCCGGCCGCTATCTGCTCGACCCGATGTTCCGTCTGCTCGGGCGCGCGAAGGCGCGCGAGGTGATGACCGCCGCGGCGCTGCTCGTCGTCCTCGGCGCCGCGCTCGCGATGCAACTCGCGGGGCTGTCGATGGCGATGGGCGCCTTCCTCGCCGGCGTGCTCCTGTCCGAATCCTCCTTCCGCCATCAGCTCGAAGCCGATGTCGAGCCGTTCCGCGGTGTCCTGCTCGGCCTCTTCTTCCTCGGCGTCGGCATGGCGCTCGATCTCGACATCGTCGCCGCCAACGCCGGGCTGATCGCGACCTCCGTCGCCGCCTATATGCTGCTCAAGATGATCGTCATCTATGCCGCCGCGCGGCTGTTCAGAAGCGGCCATGCCGAAGCGGTCGAGCGCGCGGTGCTGATGGCGCAGGGCGGCGAATTCGCCTTCGTCCTCTATGCCGCGGCGGCGAGTGTCGGGATCATCGATGCGGAAAGCAACGCGACGCTGACCGCGATCATCATTGTGTCGATGGTGCTGACCCCGGTCATGATCATCCTGCACGATCGCTTCATGCCGCGCGCCGAGGAGACATCCGACGACCTCGACGTCGCCGACAATCTCAGCGCCAGCATATTGATGATCGGCTTCGGCCGCTTCGGCCAGATCGTCAGCCAGCCGCTTTTCGCGAACGGCTGCTCGATCTCGCTGATCGACACCGATACGATCGCGATCCGGGAATCAATGGCCTTCGGTTTCAAGGTCTATTACGGCGACGGAACGCGGCTCGACATCCTTCACGCCGCAGGCGCGCAGAATGCGCGGATGATCATCGTCGCGACCGACGACCGCGAAACGACGCTGAGGATCGTCGAACTGGTGAAGGCGGAATTTCCGAACACGCCCCTGCTCGTCCGCGCCTTCGACCGCGAACATGCGGTCGAACTGATCCACGCCCATGCCGACTATCAGATACGCGAGACCTTCGAATCGGCGCTGGTGATGGCGGAAGAGGCGTTGCGGCGGCTCGAGGTCGATGAAGAAGCGATCGGCGACATCATGGAGGAAACGCGGCGGCGCGATCAGGAACGGTTCGACATCGACATCTGCAACGGCGTCTACGCCAGCCGTCACCTGATCCAGGGTAATGTGCCGGTCGAGGATCGCGACCAATATATCGTCAAGCCGGCCGATCAGCGATAG